The DNA segment ACTCTTGCAATAATGGAATCTTGATTTTCAATACTATGAACCACAATACCACTAGAATGCATTAAAATTCTAGGATCATCTTGTACATAGCCATAAATATCTTCAACTTTTTCTAGTTTAGTTTGTATCAAATCAAAGCTTTTTGCATACGAAAACACCGCAAAACACAAACTCATTATAATCAATCTTACCAATTGCATCTCCTTTTAGGATATAAAAAGTAAATTATAATGTCTTTTCCTTACAAAATTGTAAGAAAAATTAAGTAAAATACAAATTTATTTTATTTTAGGGGTTTTATTTTTTAATTATGAAAAAATTTTTTATATCTTTATTTCTTTCAATAAAATTATTTGCATTTTCAAGCGTAGAAGAACTTTCATGGGAAGATGGCAAAACCTTACTTGACTTTTTACAAGATCATTCTATCCCGCTTAATCTTTATTATAATTTGGATACAGAAGATAAAGAATCAAGTGCAGAAATTGCAAGTGGTGTAAAATATCAAATGTTAAAAGATGATCAAGGTAATCTCGAACAAGTTTTAATACCAATTAGTGATGATTTACAAATTCATATCTATAAAAACATAGACAATAAATTTGTTCTTAGCTTCACTCCAATTTCTTATATTAAAGAAAAAAGAACATTAAGAGTAGCTATTAATAATTCTGCTTATCAAGATGTATATGATGAAAGTGGAAGTGTAACTTTAGCACGAGCTATGGTGCGTGCCTTTAAAAATAGTGTTAATTTTAAAAATGTAAAAAAAGGCGATAGCGTTATTTTAATTTATGAACAAAAAAGACGTTTAGGAAGACTTTTTGGCGACATTAGTATAAATGCGGCTTTGGCTAACATAAGAGGAAAAGAGTATTCTATTTTTTTATATAAAGATTCTTACTACAATGCTCAAGGAAAAGAATTAGAAAATTTCTTTTTAACTAAACCTGTACAATACACTAGAATTTCAGATCGCTTTACAAAAGCAAGATATCACCCTATTTTAAAAAGATATAGAGCTCATTTAGGAATAGATTACGCAGCACCTACAGGAACTCCAGTAAAAAGTGCCGGGGATGGGGTTGTTAGTTTCATTGGGACCAAAGGTGGTTATGGAAAAGTAATACAAATTAAGCATACTTCGGGTTATATGACTTTATACGCTCATCTTAGTCGCTTTGCAAAAATTAAGCGTAATCAAAAAGTCAAGCAAGGTCAAGTAATAGCTTACGTAGGATCAACTGGTATGAGTACTGGTCCTCATTTGCATTTTGGTCTCTATTTAAACAACAAAGCAATTAATCCTGAAACTATAGTAAAAATTCCAAAATCAAGCTTAAGCGGTACAAATAAAGAGGAATTTTTAAAAATATCTAAAGATTATCAAAATATCCTTGATAATATAAAAGAAGATTTCAAAAATCCACCAAAAGAACAAAACATAGAAAATTCAGTGGAGCTTTAATATGTCTCATGATTTTTTAGAAGCACAAGAACTTTTAAAAAATATTTCTAGCTCCCAAAGCACTTATGAGATTAATGAAGCGTTAAAAACTATCAAAAGGCATAATGAAGAGCTTTTTTTACAAACTTTAAATTCTCTTGATACATTCACTTTAGCAAATGTAGCTACTATCA comes from the Campylobacter insulaenigrae NCTC 12927 genome and includes:
- a CDS encoding peptidoglycan DD-metalloendopeptidase family protein, coding for MKKFFISLFLSIKLFAFSSVEELSWEDGKTLLDFLQDHSIPLNLYYNLDTEDKESSAEIASGVKYQMLKDDQGNLEQVLIPISDDLQIHIYKNIDNKFVLSFTPISYIKEKRTLRVAINNSAYQDVYDESGSVTLARAMVRAFKNSVNFKNVKKGDSVILIYEQKRRLGRLFGDISINAALANIRGKEYSIFLYKDSYYNAQGKELENFFLTKPVQYTRISDRFTKARYHPILKRYRAHLGIDYAAPTGTPVKSAGDGVVSFIGTKGGYGKVIQIKHTSGYMTLYAHLSRFAKIKRNQKVKQGQVIAYVGSTGMSTGPHLHFGLYLNNKAINPETIVKIPKSSLSGTNKEEFLKISKDYQNILDNIKEDFKNPPKEQNIENSVEL